Proteins encoded within one genomic window of Bacillus thuringiensis:
- a CDS encoding 5'-3' exonuclease, which produces MKKVLLVDGMALLFRAFYATSVYGQFMKRQDGTPTNGIHGYMKHLLTAMQAIEPTHIVTCWDMGSTTFRTESFSNYKANRAAPPEELIPQFDLVQEMTAKLSIPVIGMKGYEADDCIGTLAKQYCNEAEVYILTGDTDLLQLVDKNVTVMLLRKGIGNYEYYTPEKIMEEKGVEPWQIVHAKAFMGDTSDNYPGVKGIGEKTAYKLIQEHGTVATVLENVSSLTKAQRTKIESDLENLNISLQLAQIHCEVPISCSLEEGLHTMNEEKLRFVCEEMNWGRPEILINML; this is translated from the coding sequence ATGAAAAAAGTATTATTAGTTGATGGTATGGCACTATTATTTCGTGCTTTTTATGCAACAAGTGTCTATGGACAATTTATGAAACGACAAGATGGTACCCCTACAAACGGGATTCATGGTTATATGAAACATTTATTAACAGCTATGCAAGCAATTGAACCGACACACATCGTAACATGCTGGGATATGGGAAGCACGACATTTAGAACAGAATCGTTCTCAAATTATAAAGCGAATCGTGCAGCGCCGCCTGAAGAATTAATTCCGCAATTTGATTTAGTCCAAGAAATGACTGCGAAATTATCAATTCCAGTCATCGGTATGAAAGGGTATGAAGCGGATGATTGTATCGGTACGCTTGCAAAACAATATTGTAATGAAGCGGAAGTTTATATTTTAACAGGTGATACGGATTTACTTCAACTTGTTGATAAGAATGTTACAGTTATGCTTCTTCGTAAGGGAATTGGAAATTACGAATATTACACACCAGAGAAAATTATGGAAGAAAAAGGTGTAGAACCTTGGCAAATTGTCCATGCAAAAGCGTTCATGGGCGATACGAGTGATAATTATCCAGGTGTAAAAGGTATTGGTGAAAAAACGGCGTACAAGCTTATTCAAGAGCATGGGACAGTAGCAACTGTACTAGAAAATGTATCATCGTTAACGAAAGCGCAACGTACGAAGATTGAAAGTGATTTAGAGAATTTAAATATTTCATTACAATTAGCACAAATTCACTGTGAAGTTCCAATTTCATGTTCACTAGAAGAAGGATTACACACAATGAATGAAGAAAAACTTCGATTCGTATGTGAAGAAATGAATTGGGGAAGACCTGAAATATTAATCAATATGTTGTAA
- a CDS encoding cation-transporting P-type ATPase, producing the protein MLYANKTVGNTSYKLSKKSMKEQTMLQKNKDLLIEIATRDVKSVFAYFKTTRDGLSMKEAQKRIQVYGRNELISKRARIAEVMMKLTRMIPGLSKQHVRDGLQCEKITVSRVECSSVTGLNGELKMMTLPVQELVPGDMIFLSEGDTVPADVRIIYANDLLVNEAVLTGNDVSIEKFESCYHLERKRFIPLKRMKDYNPLELENVCFKGTYIVAGNAKAVVVSTGKNTYSGILHTCCGRTS; encoded by the coding sequence ATGTTATATGCAAACAAAACTGTGGGTAACACGTCATATAAATTAAGTAAAAAATCAATGAAAGAACAAACAATGCTTCAAAAAAATAAAGATTTATTAATTGAAATCGCAACGAGAGATGTAAAATCTGTATTTGCGTATTTTAAAACAACAAGAGACGGATTATCTATGAAAGAGGCACAAAAACGTATTCAAGTATACGGCCGAAATGAATTAATTTCAAAAAGAGCGCGTATTGCGGAAGTCATGATGAAGCTAACTAGAATGATTCCAGGTCTTTCAAAGCAACATGTGCGTGATGGATTACAATGTGAGAAAATTACTGTGTCTCGAGTAGAATGTTCTAGTGTAACGGGTTTAAACGGTGAATTGAAAATGATGACTTTGCCAGTACAAGAGCTTGTTCCTGGCGATATGATTTTTCTTTCAGAAGGTGATACAGTACCAGCAGATGTACGCATCATTTATGCGAATGATTTATTAGTAAATGAAGCTGTGCTAACAGGAAACGATGTAAGTATTGAAAAATTTGAAAGCTGTTATCATCTTGAGCGCAAACGATTTATTCCTTTGAAACGAATGAAAGACTATAATCCACTTGAACTTGAAAATGTATGTTTCAAAGGAACGTATATTGTTGCAGGGAATGCAAAGGCTGTAGTTGTTTCAACTGGGAAAAATACGTATTCAGGAATTCTTCATACTTGTTGTGGTAGAACGTCTTAA
- a CDS encoding oligosaccharide flippase family protein, translating to MGRSILNNIIHLFYSTILANLLQAVSLIALANFFNAQHYGMLSVAIAVTFVMLFFTDLGLTNTFLREGAKDGVDVEAILSSYIKIRMILLIFIFIIGYIAIHYMYADKNLIYMMINVMFFMLIGLTWQNIGIAYFQLTERMKYIALIKVISASVVIIITCFCIFGELPVYVTARLYAFGYMIGGLFSIYIMRKKTKMNMKVVIHKALFWQLTPFIISGFLIMSTPQLAPILLNYTLPLSMIGVFAVAYRMPAALYQVPGVIAGAFFPVLFKHYNQNNLEEHAKLNLLQIKSMAIVGICMTIGLYHLAPYFISIFFHEEWSNAVKPLQILSFLIVLQSLNIAIADGLTTSGRQNKRTVVQCIALVIGGIMLYSFSSIGGVIGAAYAMVFFEIIALVGYITVSVVKKKIVFQIVIPYTIYFGVTFIGVQYILHTYHLIALVLNTLIVVVGIFLYDYELKKLLLSFIRKTRKKDYITKQGI from the coding sequence ATGGGTAGATCTATTTTAAATAATATTATCCATCTATTTTATAGCACAATTTTAGCTAATCTGCTTCAGGCTGTGAGTTTAATTGCTTTAGCAAATTTTTTTAATGCACAACATTATGGGATGTTGAGTGTTGCTATAGCAGTGACGTTTGTTATGTTATTTTTTACAGATTTAGGACTAACTAATACGTTTCTTCGAGAAGGGGCAAAAGATGGCGTAGACGTAGAGGCGATTTTATCGTCGTATATAAAAATAAGGATGATTCTACTTATTTTTATTTTTATAATCGGTTATATTGCTATTCATTACATGTATGCGGATAAAAATTTAATTTATATGATGATAAACGTAATGTTTTTCATGTTAATAGGATTAACTTGGCAAAACATAGGCATTGCCTATTTTCAACTGACGGAACGTATGAAGTATATAGCACTTATTAAAGTTATATCAGCGTCAGTTGTTATCATAATTACATGTTTTTGTATTTTCGGAGAGTTACCGGTGTATGTAACGGCTCGTTTATATGCTTTTGGGTATATGATCGGTGGTTTATTTAGTATATATATCATGAGAAAAAAGACGAAAATGAATATGAAGGTCGTAATTCATAAAGCGTTATTTTGGCAATTGACACCTTTTATTATTAGTGGTTTTTTAATAATGAGTACGCCACAATTAGCACCTATCTTGCTCAACTATACATTGCCATTAAGTATGATCGGTGTTTTTGCAGTGGCGTACAGGATGCCAGCAGCTTTATATCAAGTACCAGGGGTGATTGCAGGTGCATTCTTTCCAGTGCTCTTTAAGCACTATAACCAGAATAATTTAGAAGAGCATGCGAAATTAAACTTACTTCAAATAAAATCAATGGCGATTGTGGGAATATGTATGACGATAGGTTTATATCATTTAGCGCCATACTTTATTTCTATATTTTTTCATGAAGAATGGAGTAATGCAGTAAAGCCACTCCAAATATTATCATTTCTCATTGTGCTGCAAAGTTTAAATATTGCTATAGCTGACGGTTTAACAACGAGTGGACGTCAAAATAAAAGAACTGTTGTGCAATGTATAGCATTAGTGATAGGTGGGATTATGCTTTATAGTTTTAGTAGTATTGGTGGAGTAATAGGAGCAGCGTATGCTATGGTTTTTTTTGAAATTATAGCTTTAGTTGGCTATATAACGGTAAGTGTTGTGAAGAAAAAAATTGTATTCCAAATTGTCATACCTTATACAATTTATTTTGGTGTAACTTTTATTGGAGTGCAATATATATTGCATACATATCATTTAATTGCGCTCGTTCTTAATACGTTAATTGTAGTAGTTGGTATATTCCTATATGATTATGAGCTGAAAAAACTTCTTCTCTCGTTTATAAGAAAAACACGCAAAAAGGATTATATTACGAAACAGGGGATATAG
- a CDS encoding glutathionylspermidine synthase family protein: protein MSQYIRDRKEFYSKYPNFWSDLYESEYSLFHVFSITNQTMKQLQLATERMGRIFFKTARLLRNLSDAQLLELGFPPASLSFIRMKALYPESVISRFDFVLTADNQIKMLEFNSDTPTFIMECFQMNGKVCEKLGYDDPNSNQERLLSSGITKAVMEATKGIDNPNVVFTAHHEHIEDWNTTMYLSQLCHVENKVVPMSELRITKDALVDRDGVQIDVLYRQTYPIEDLVEDQDPETGDLVGVELLQLVKAGKLFIINPLSAFLLQPKSIQCLIWGLAEEEAFYTNEEQQWIKEYMLPTYLEPDLFLGKGSFVQKPSFGREGDTITIRDKDEHIMLQNAHQTYKASLPIFQKYTELPVISLQTEKGMEKLSYVFGSFLIAGKASSIGIRAGEKITGNESYYLPVGIKKEESI from the coding sequence ATGTCGCAGTACATAAGGGATCGAAAAGAGTTTTATTCGAAATATCCAAATTTCTGGTCGGATCTATATGAATCTGAGTATAGTTTGTTTCATGTTTTCTCTATAACAAATCAGACTATGAAACAATTACAATTAGCAACTGAACGAATGGGGAGAATATTTTTTAAGACTGCTAGACTTTTGCGTAATTTAAGTGACGCACAGCTTCTTGAACTTGGGTTTCCTCCTGCGAGCTTATCGTTCATTAGAATGAAAGCGTTATATCCTGAATCTGTTATTTCGCGTTTTGATTTCGTTTTAACAGCTGATAACCAAATTAAAATGCTTGAATTTAATAGTGATACACCAACTTTTATTATGGAATGCTTTCAAATGAATGGGAAAGTTTGCGAGAAACTAGGCTATGATGATCCAAACTCGAATCAAGAGCGATTACTATCTTCTGGTATTACAAAAGCTGTAATGGAAGCGACAAAGGGAATAGACAACCCAAATGTTGTTTTTACAGCACATCATGAACATATTGAGGATTGGAATACGACCATGTATTTGAGTCAGCTATGCCATGTTGAAAATAAAGTAGTACCAATGTCAGAACTTAGAATTACAAAAGATGCTTTAGTGGATAGGGATGGAGTACAGATTGATGTTTTATATCGCCAAACATATCCGATAGAAGATTTAGTTGAGGATCAAGATCCTGAAACAGGAGATTTGGTAGGTGTGGAACTGTTGCAGCTTGTAAAAGCCGGAAAGCTTTTTATAATAAATCCATTGTCAGCATTTTTACTTCAGCCAAAATCAATCCAGTGTCTTATTTGGGGGTTAGCAGAAGAAGAGGCCTTTTATACAAATGAGGAACAACAATGGATTAAAGAATATATGTTACCTACATATTTAGAACCAGATTTATTTTTAGGAAAAGGTTCTTTCGTTCAAAAACCTTCATTTGGTAGAGAAGGGGACACAATTACCATTCGCGATAAGGACGAACATATTATGCTTCAAAATGCACATCAAACGTATAAAGCGTCACTGCCGATATTTCAAAAGTATACAGAACTTCCAGTCATATCCTTGCAAACAGAAAAAGGGATGGAGAAACTGTCGTATGTGTTTGGTTCGTTTTTAATTGCCGGAAAAGCGAGTAGTATCGGTATTCGTGCGGGGGAAAAAATTACGGGGAATGAATCGTACTATTTACCGGTAGGTATAAAAAAGGAGGAAAGTATATGA
- a CDS encoding CpsD/CapB family tyrosine-protein kinase: MSMFKTKKQLPFDPHDALMKEQFYTVYHELKKSGKQVFTVSSTKDRGVVASLIVNMGLVFAEMKKKVLLIDVNFSDPKLHLLLQSNHTKTVNDIISDSTCSYESFSSNLSNYLYCIPAKKTVHTGTTLVAMDEFDRAIERWKEDFDYIFLYSSEVFELPATHIITGKCDGVVLAVKKRKDSLRTVQKVIADIKRKECELIGIVLYS, translated from the coding sequence ATGTCGATGTTTAAGACAAAGAAACAGCTGCCATTTGATCCGCATGATGCTCTAATGAAAGAGCAGTTTTATACTGTGTATCACGAGTTGAAAAAATCGGGAAAACAAGTGTTCACAGTTAGTTCAACAAAGGATAGAGGTGTTGTTGCTTCGCTTATAGTAAATATGGGGCTAGTATTTGCGGAAATGAAAAAAAAGGTGTTACTTATTGACGTGAATTTTTCTGATCCTAAACTACATCTACTATTACAAAGCAATCATACGAAAACAGTGAATGATATAATAAGCGATTCCACCTGTAGTTACGAATCCTTTTCTAGTAATTTATCTAATTATTTATATTGTATTCCTGCCAAAAAAACAGTACACACCGGAACGACTTTAGTTGCTATGGATGAATTTGATCGTGCAATTGAGAGGTGGAAAGAAGATTTTGATTACATTTTCTTGTATTCCTCTGAAGTATTTGAGCTTCCTGCCACGCACATTATTACAGGGAAATGCGATGGAGTGGTCTTAGCAGTTAAAAAGAGAAAAGATTCCCTGCGTACTGTGCAAAAAGTAATAGCGGACATAAAGAGGAAAGAATGTGAATTAATAGGTATAGTTTTATATTCTTGA
- a CDS encoding sugar transferase, whose product MIRETNQAKLYTIPAQAKTSMLNRSIKRLFDIIFSLILLLVTIPIMLFFCIMIAFETAGAPIYFQERLGINGRKFNVFKLRSMVKDAEINGPQWANENDPRITKVGSFIRKTRIDELPQLINILKGDMSFVGPRPERAYFYKQFDTYIPEFKDRLIVKPGLTGWAQINGGYNLDPKEKLKLDMEYIEMKTIRMDIRILCKTVLIVLNGNGAR is encoded by the coding sequence ATGATTCGTGAAACAAACCAAGCCAAGTTGTATACGATTCCAGCTCAAGCAAAGACCAGTATGTTGAATCGAAGTATAAAGCGCTTGTTTGATATTATATTTTCACTCATATTGTTACTAGTAACGATACCAATTATGTTGTTCTTTTGTATTATGATTGCTTTCGAAACAGCAGGAGCTCCAATCTATTTTCAAGAACGTTTAGGGATAAACGGGAGGAAATTTAATGTATTTAAATTAAGATCGATGGTAAAAGATGCTGAAATAAATGGACCGCAATGGGCAAATGAAAATGATCCAAGAATTACTAAAGTTGGATCATTTATAAGAAAAACGAGAATTGATGAGTTACCGCAACTTATAAATATTTTAAAAGGTGATATGTCTTTTGTTGGACCTCGACCAGAGAGAGCGTATTTTTATAAACAATTTGATACGTATATTCCAGAATTCAAGGATCGTTTAATCGTGAAGCCAGGGTTAACAGGATGGGCACAAATAAATGGAGGATATAATCTTGATCCGAAAGAAAAATTGAAATTGGACATGGAGTATATTGAAATGAAAACGATTCGGATGGACATTCGTATTTTATGTAAAACCGTTTTAATTGTATTGAACGGTAACGGTGCAAGATAA
- a CDS encoding FbpB family small basic protein, whose product MRKKVRKSFKQLLIENKQSLLNNKENMKEIEERIEKRHVAYSGASN is encoded by the coding sequence ATGAGAAAAAAAGTGAGAAAATCTTTTAAACAATTATTAATTGAAAATAAACAATCACTATTAAATAATAAAGAAAATATGAAAGAAATTGAGGAAAGAATTGAGAAACGACATGTAGCATATAGTGGTGCCAGTAATTAA
- a CDS encoding acyltransferase family protein: MDRYEELDSIRGISSLIVMIGHHLMIFSAFQNYSYEDNKPFVVYLLKETPARLIFSSGNESVIIFFVLSGFVLYKSIQKNYDSYRSFVLKRICRIYIPYIVAIIIAILCQTTMSKYGISYLSEWFNRSWTIESSSSLIAQHILLVGKYNTDAYNGVIWSLVHEMRISIIFPLVLMVCLRKTLRYSLLSVFSFSICSVVILFLFHSSLTLTSYTLTLHYTVLFLLGALVAKYKNKLIVFYSNRTKNEKIAWFLFAILLYMYEGLIGEIKLLNNFILRDYLVAISACLFVILSLSVSTLSSLLRNKYLLYLGKISYSLYLYHIISLFSLVYMLHEIFPLPIVLILSLILSFILAVISYLFVEKFAFRIGKYITKQSNLEKKGLSVESELQDVIQTKAVK; encoded by the coding sequence ATGGATAGGTATGAAGAACTGGATTCTATACGAGGAATTTCTTCATTGATAGTAATGATTGGCCATCATTTAATGATTTTTTCAGCATTTCAAAATTACAGTTATGAAGATAATAAACCATTTGTTGTGTATCTATTAAAAGAAACGCCTGCTCGTCTAATTTTTAGTAGTGGTAACGAATCTGTTATTATCTTTTTTGTTTTGAGTGGATTTGTTTTGTATAAATCCATTCAAAAGAACTACGATAGCTATAGGTCATTCGTTTTAAAGCGTATATGCAGAATATATATTCCATATATCGTCGCGATAATTATAGCTATTTTATGCCAGACTACAATGAGTAAATATGGTATTTCGTATTTAAGTGAATGGTTTAATCGCTCATGGACGATTGAAAGTTCTTCAAGTTTAATAGCGCAACATATTTTATTGGTTGGGAAATATAATACAGATGCATATAACGGCGTAATTTGGTCACTTGTTCATGAAATGCGAATATCAATAATTTTCCCGTTAGTTTTGATGGTTTGTTTACGAAAAACGTTGAGGTATTCATTATTGTCAGTGTTTAGTTTTAGTATATGTTCTGTCGTAATTTTATTTTTATTTCACTCAAGTTTAACATTAACTAGTTATACATTAACTCTGCATTACACAGTGCTGTTTTTACTAGGAGCACTAGTTGCGAAATATAAAAATAAGTTAATAGTTTTTTATAGTAATCGTACTAAAAATGAGAAAATTGCATGGTTTTTATTTGCGATTTTACTTTATATGTATGAAGGGCTTATTGGAGAAATTAAATTACTCAATAATTTTATATTACGAGACTACTTAGTAGCGATAAGTGCGTGTTTATTTGTCATATTAAGTTTGTCAGTATCAACTTTGTCATCCTTGCTGCGTAATAAATACTTGTTATACTTGGGAAAGATTTCTTACAGTCTTTATTTATACCACATCATATCTTTATTTTCCCTAGTATACATGCTCCATGAAATATTTCCGTTACCTATTGTTTTAATTTTATCGCTCATTCTTTCGTTTATACTTGCGGTGATTTCTTATTTGTTTGTAGAAAAATTTGCATTCAGGATCGGAAAGTATATAACAAAGCAATCGAATTTAGAAAAGAAAGGACTATCTGTAGAAAGTGAGTTGCAGGATGTCATTCAAACAAAGGCGGTGAAATAA
- a CDS encoding O-antigen ligase family protein, with protein MENNVKISMKWIMLLILFVMLSKYNIYIGFSLKIYMIFLVIYFCLTIKKFHIQKLYFHEVVFLLFYFIYCLSGILSIYLNASIRMIFGVLLVLGCYFIMRNLLGNVEIATLESSIAYVGLLFNIVSLILYIVGLQHFGLYGGEEREIFAGLLVDRGYPRLIGLLDDPNIFIFYNTIFFMYYMTNLHNMTNIIGLILCVTTSLLTFSRGGILALVLVVFVYVCTSSFAKKIKIMMSLLLFSVVIFSLSNSVMGGQLDDILNKRISDFSHDNGSGRFTLWEAAFKYYVSNPYIGIGAFNFSNYYEFQFNEKLYVHNTFLEILSESGTIGFLLYSVFLIILMFKLTQYTLFREKPYLLLTMIAFLFQMMSLSLIINEAFILFLAMVVKYISIYEGRGKVDGKMSIST; from the coding sequence ATGGAAAATAATGTGAAAATATCGATGAAATGGATTATGCTTCTAATATTATTTGTTATGTTAAGTAAATACAACATATATATTGGATTTTCGTTGAAGATATATATGATTTTTTTAGTCATATATTTTTGTTTAACAATTAAAAAATTTCATATTCAAAAGCTATATTTTCATGAAGTTGTATTTTTACTATTTTATTTCATTTATTGTTTGAGTGGAATTCTTTCTATATATTTAAATGCTAGTATTCGTATGATTTTTGGCGTGCTACTAGTTTTAGGGTGCTATTTTATAATGAGAAATTTATTAGGAAATGTTGAAATAGCAACACTTGAATCATCCATTGCCTATGTTGGATTATTATTTAATATTGTAAGCCTAATACTTTATATAGTCGGTTTACAGCACTTTGGATTATACGGTGGAGAAGAGAGAGAAATTTTTGCCGGACTATTAGTTGATAGAGGATATCCAAGATTAATTGGATTGCTAGATGATCCTAACATTTTTATTTTTTATAATACAATATTTTTTATGTATTATATGACAAATTTACATAATATGACGAACATTATAGGATTGATTTTATGTGTTACGACGAGTTTATTAACTTTTTCAAGGGGAGGTATATTAGCACTTGTGCTTGTCGTTTTTGTATATGTATGTACATCTAGTTTTGCAAAAAAAATAAAAATAATGATGAGTTTACTATTGTTTAGTGTAGTAATTTTTAGTTTATCGAATAGTGTAATGGGTGGTCAATTGGATGACATATTGAATAAAAGAATTTCTGATTTTTCGCACGATAATGGAAGTGGTAGATTTACATTATGGGAAGCTGCTTTTAAATATTATGTATCCAATCCATATATCGGAATCGGTGCATTTAACTTTTCGAATTATTATGAGTTTCAATTTAATGAAAAATTATATGTGCACAATACATTTTTAGAAATTTTGTCTGAATCAGGTACAATTGGTTTTCTTTTATATAGCGTGTTTTTAATCATATTAATGTTCAAGTTAACGCAGTATACTTTGTTTCGCGAAAAACCGTATCTTTTATTAACTATGATTGCATTTTTATTTCAGATGATGTCATTGTCACTCATTATTAACGAAGCGTTCATTTTATTTTTAGCAATGGTTGTGAAGTACATTTCAATATATGAAGGAAGGGGAAAGGTAGATGGTAAAATGTCTATCAGCACATAA
- a CDS encoding transposase codes for MGKIRVTYDVEFKKKAIDLYLKEGMSYKTVAKELGIHHSVVSRWVKHFEAEGIKGLEEKRGKAKGPGLGRPRTKPEDPEAKMRRLEAENEMLKKLLGM; via the coding sequence ATGGGAAAAATTAGAGTTACTTACGATGTAGAATTTAAGAAAAAAGCTATAGATTTATATTTAAAAGAAGGCATGAGCTATAAAACTGTTGCGAAAGAATTAGGTATTCATCACTCGGTTGTAAGTCGTTGGGTGAAACACTTTGAAGCCGAAGGTATTAAAGGGCTAGAAGAAAAGCGTGGGAAAGCAAAAGGTCCAGGTCTAGGTAGACCAAGAACAAAACCAGAAGATCCGGAAGCCAAGATGAGACGATTAGAAGCCGAGAATGAAATGTTAAAAAAGCTCTTAGGGATGTAA
- a CDS encoding IS3 family transposase yields MQAISTTRKFEVILEMLEKGYTVTLLCAIAGVTRSGYYKWIKRHLVPSEKLLKDTKIKKKILECHKKLRGIYGYRRVQVWLKVTYNLHLNHKRIQRLMNELGIKAVIRRKRPYYGKKEAYLISDNHLNRDFQASRPNEKWVTDITYLIFNGQRLYLSAIKDLYNNEIVAYETSRRNDLKLVLDTLKKAKKKRNVKGILLHSDQGSQYTSRQYNQLLTKYQMKASMSRRGNCWDNACMENFFSHFKAECFHLYSFRKAGEVKFAVRKYIHFYNHQRFQKKLNNLSPYKYRTQVA; encoded by the coding sequence ATGCAGGCTATATCCACAACGAGAAAGTTTGAAGTTATACTTGAGATGTTAGAAAAAGGATATACAGTTACCCTATTATGTGCCATTGCTGGTGTAACTCGCAGTGGATATTATAAATGGATAAAGCGGCACTTAGTGCCTTCTGAAAAACTACTAAAAGATACTAAAATCAAGAAAAAGATATTGGAGTGTCATAAAAAATTAAGAGGAATTTATGGGTATAGAAGAGTGCAAGTGTGGCTGAAAGTCACATATAACCTTCATTTGAATCATAAGCGCATACAAAGATTGATGAATGAGTTAGGCATCAAAGCCGTAATTAGGAGAAAAAGACCTTATTACGGAAAAAAAGAGGCCTATTTGATTTCAGATAACCATCTAAATAGAGACTTTCAAGCTTCAAGACCAAATGAGAAATGGGTAACAGATATAACCTACTTGATTTTCAATGGACAACGCTTGTACTTATCAGCTATTAAGGATTTGTACAATAATGAAATTGTTGCCTATGAAACCAGTCGTAGAAACGACTTAAAGCTTGTGTTAGATACACTTAAAAAGGCAAAGAAAAAACGAAATGTAAAGGGAATCCTCTTACATAGTGATCAAGGTTCTCAGTATACATCTCGTCAATATAATCAATTACTTACAAAATATCAGATGAAGGCAAGTATGTCTCGAAGAGGCAACTGTTGGGATAATGCTTGTATGGAAAACTTCTTCAGTCACTTTAAAGCAGAATGCTTTCATTTATATTCCTTCCGCAAAGCGGGTGAGGTTAAATTTGCCGTGCGCAAATACATACATTTTTATAATCATCAAAGATTTCAAAAGAAATTAAATAACCTGAGTCCATATAAATATAGAACTCAGGTTGCTTAG
- a CDS encoding YveK family protein, producing the protein MKQEISMKDFQQLLKRRIVTIILTMCCLTVSLILISMYVLKPSYQYSTQILVGNLDGFNKENAVNKTQENKQLVTSYVDILKSPLIISTVKKTLKLEQSSYELAQKISVVNMDNSQIVTVTVKDSDPKIVKEIVKSLAEQSQKSFQQYTNVQGIKILTDPELQEKAEKLFPKFQLIIPISLIVSFFVGVGLAVFRDYFDERIYEEQDLEKITTVSVIGHINMKPKRKKKSTEVDPQSSIYRGEHVDV; encoded by the coding sequence TTGAAGCAAGAAATTAGTATGAAGGATTTTCAACAGTTATTGAAAAGAAGGATAGTAACAATCATTTTGACGATGTGCTGTTTAACTGTCTCTTTAATTCTGATCTCTATGTATGTATTAAAGCCTTCGTATCAATATTCAACGCAAATTCTTGTTGGGAATTTAGATGGATTTAATAAGGAGAATGCAGTGAATAAAACACAAGAAAATAAGCAGCTCGTAACTTCGTATGTTGATATTTTAAAAAGCCCACTTATTATTTCAACAGTCAAAAAAACTTTGAAATTAGAGCAATCAAGTTATGAGTTAGCACAAAAAATTTCAGTGGTGAATATGGACAATTCACAAATTGTTACTGTTACAGTAAAAGATTCGGACCCTAAAATCGTGAAGGAAATTGTAAAGTCATTGGCAGAACAATCTCAAAAAAGCTTTCAACAGTATACGAATGTACAGGGGATAAAAATATTAACTGACCCTGAGTTACAAGAAAAAGCTGAAAAGTTATTTCCGAAATTTCAACTTATCATTCCTATCTCTTTAATTGTTAGTTTTTTTGTTGGGGTAGGTTTAGCGGTATTTCGAGATTATTTTGATGAACGTATATACGAGGAACAGGATTTAGAGAAAATAACAACAGTCTCTGTTATTGGTCACATAAATATGAAACCGAAAAGAAAAAAGAAATCTACAGAAGTTGATCCGCAATCATCTATATATCGAGGTGAACATGTCGATGTTTAA
- a CDS encoding DUF350 domain-containing protein gives MINFLLYLAVTLGLLCLGLFLMEVTTKVKEFKLMAQGNKAVSYVLGGRLLGLAIVLYSTAANSISLLDMVSWGAVGILAQIIVFYLAEWLTPRFNINKSLEEDNQAVGLFLMFVSLSIGIVIAGCITY, from the coding sequence ATGATTAATTTTTTATTATATTTAGCAGTAACACTGGGCCTTTTATGCCTTGGTCTTTTCCTAATGGAAGTAACAACGAAAGTAAAAGAATTTAAGCTAATGGCCCAAGGGAATAAGGCGGTAAGCTATGTACTTGGAGGGCGATTACTTGGGTTAGCTATTGTTTTATATTCAACAGCAGCTAATTCTATTTCACTTCTTGATATGGTTTCGTGGGGAGCAGTTGGGATTTTGGCTCAAATTATCGTCTTTTATTTAGCTGAGTGGCTTACACCACGCTTTAATATAAATAAAAGTCTTGAAGAAGATAATCAAGCAGTCGGTCTTTTTCTTATGTTTGTATCGCTTTCAATTGGGATTGTAATTGCTGGTTGTATAACTTATTAA